In Aliiglaciecola sp. LCG003, a genomic segment contains:
- a CDS encoding LysR substrate-binding domain-containing protein, with translation MKSYLPPLKSLQFFMLAGQLNSFKLAAQKLNVTQAAVSQQIKLLEEQLDLRLFDRNNRQTSLTIAGKRLLPFIEQGFEHFQAGIKAVSGDTKPTILRISAILSFTSLWLLPRIQHFQKLHPELMIQIAPSNDLVNFNSGDIDLAIRMGGGNYAGLTEKKLASDQVILVASPDIIGLDERNQADKVFSLPWLEDTTRVIQPIFAKLCEQYGIAQHQMTFILRANNSVTLIENAVAGRGFTIVNKSLVADHLLSGKLVKLLNYSQPSPFSLYLVAPENHFQWPKIKLFEDWFIPQLEQTFVDLDRW, from the coding sequence TTGAAGAGTTATCTTCCCCCTCTTAAGTCTCTACAGTTTTTTATGCTAGCCGGTCAACTAAATAGTTTTAAGCTAGCAGCTCAAAAGTTAAACGTAACTCAAGCAGCAGTAAGTCAGCAGATAAAACTTTTGGAGGAACAATTAGATTTACGGTTATTCGATCGAAATAATCGACAAACATCGTTGACCATTGCTGGTAAGCGGCTTCTGCCATTTATCGAACAAGGGTTTGAGCATTTTCAAGCAGGTATAAAAGCGGTTTCGGGTGACACTAAACCTACTATATTACGAATTTCCGCCATTCTTTCATTCACGTCTTTGTGGTTATTACCGCGAATTCAACATTTTCAAAAGCTGCATCCAGAACTGATGATCCAAATTGCTCCAAGTAATGATTTAGTTAATTTTAACTCTGGTGATATCGACCTAGCCATTCGAATGGGAGGAGGGAATTATGCAGGGTTAACCGAAAAAAAATTGGCTAGTGATCAGGTTATATTAGTCGCAAGCCCAGACATTATTGGTTTAGATGAGAGAAACCAAGCAGATAAGGTATTTTCCTTACCTTGGTTAGAAGATACTACTAGAGTAATCCAACCTATTTTTGCCAAACTATGCGAACAATATGGTATCGCGCAGCACCAAATGACATTCATTTTGCGGGCTAATAATTCCGTTACCCTAATAGAAAATGCTGTTGCAGGTAGAGGTTTTACCATAGTAAATAAGAGTTTGGTGGCTGATCATTTACTCAGTGGTAAATTAGTGAAATTGTTAAATTATTCCCAACCTAGCCCATTTTCATTGTATTTAGTCGCGCCAGAGAATCATTTTCAATGGCCTAAAATTAAATTATTTGAAGATTGGTTTATACCTCAATTAGAGCAAACCTTTGTTGATCTTGATAGATGGTAA
- the dapE gene encoding succinyl-diaminopimelate desuccinylase produces the protein MSSPTVELTKELINRKSVTPNDADCQKLMADILAPLGFDIESMVFADTTNMWARKGKSGPLFCFAGHTDVVPSGPEAHWQTPPFEATEIGEYLHGRGAADMKGSLAAMLVATERFLKQHPVHKGSIAFLITSDEEGPFINGTTKVIDTLEARNEKIDWCLVGEPSSTEQVGDVVKNGRRGSLTGDLIVKGIQGHVAYPHLAKNPIHLASQALAELAQSHWDDGNEFFPPTSFQISNINGGTGAGNVIPGELAICFNFRFSTEVTDKQLINRVYEILDRHGLDYDINWTFNGQPFLTDKGALVAATQNAIKAQTGLETELSTAGGTSDGRFIAPTGAQVIELGPVNATIHKVDEKVKKTDLELLANIYFDILCRLML, from the coding sequence GTGAGTTCACCAACTGTTGAGCTAACCAAAGAGCTGATAAATCGTAAATCTGTCACGCCCAATGACGCTGATTGTCAAAAGTTGATGGCTGACATACTTGCACCGTTAGGATTTGACATAGAATCTATGGTATTTGCCGACACGACCAATATGTGGGCACGTAAAGGTAAATCAGGCCCACTATTTTGTTTTGCCGGCCACACTGATGTGGTGCCCTCTGGTCCTGAAGCCCACTGGCAAACGCCGCCGTTTGAAGCCACCGAAATAGGTGAATACCTACATGGCCGTGGTGCCGCAGATATGAAAGGCAGTTTGGCAGCTATGTTAGTGGCAACCGAGCGCTTTCTTAAGCAGCATCCAGTGCACAAAGGCAGTATTGCCTTTTTGATTACCAGTGATGAAGAAGGTCCTTTTATTAATGGCACGACGAAAGTCATTGATACCCTAGAGGCTCGAAACGAAAAAATTGATTGGTGTCTAGTAGGTGAGCCTTCCAGCACAGAACAAGTAGGTGATGTAGTCAAAAATGGGCGCAGAGGTTCGCTTACCGGAGACCTCATTGTAAAGGGAATTCAAGGCCATGTGGCTTATCCTCATTTAGCCAAGAACCCCATCCATTTAGCGTCTCAAGCGCTGGCAGAACTAGCCCAAAGCCACTGGGATGATGGCAATGAATTTTTCCCACCCACCAGCTTTCAAATCTCCAATATTAATGGTGGCACAGGCGCAGGCAATGTCATACCTGGCGAACTGGCGATATGCTTCAACTTTCGTTTTTCAACCGAGGTCACTGATAAACAATTGATCAATCGTGTATACGAGATCCTTGATCGGCATGGATTAGACTACGATATAAATTGGACCTTCAACGGCCAGCCCTTCCTGACTGACAAAGGCGCACTGGTTGCTGCAACTCAGAATGCAATAAAAGCACAAACCGGTCTTGAAACTGAATTATCCACAGCCGGCGGCACCTCTGATGGTCGTTTTATCGCACCAACAGGGGCTCAAGTTATTGAGTTGGGACCGGTGAATGCCACAATTCACAAGGTAGATGAAAAAGTCAAAAAGACGGATTTGGAATTACTGGCCAATATCTACTTCGACATTTTATGCCGATTAATGCTGTAG
- a CDS encoding PTS glucose transporter subunit IIA: protein MSLFSRLVDESNLPTYSKRIDILSPISGAVKNLDEVDQPLFQQRLFGEGVAIDTSGYQLFSPFDAKVLEFKETAHRIVVKDKHGLRVQIQFGAASHKLFGESFKRKVRVGEIVKQGQILLEFDPRKLRLALECPIFFVTLLNSDKVRGVSLKRQKVSAGEDILFSVFI from the coding sequence ATGTCATTATTTAGCCGCTTGGTGGATGAAAGCAACTTACCAACTTATAGCAAAAGAATTGACATACTTAGTCCCATATCTGGTGCAGTGAAAAACCTAGATGAAGTTGATCAACCTCTATTCCAACAGAGATTATTCGGTGAGGGGGTAGCAATCGACACTTCAGGTTACCAACTGTTTTCACCTTTTGATGCTAAGGTGCTGGAGTTTAAAGAAACAGCTCACCGCATAGTCGTTAAAGACAAACATGGTTTACGTGTGCAGATTCAATTTGGTGCGGCTTCTCACAAATTATTCGGTGAAAGCTTCAAACGTAAAGTAAGAGTAGGTGAAATCGTCAAACAGGGGCAAATTTTATTAGAGTTTGACCCTCGAAAGCTACGCTTAGCCCTCGAATGTCCTATATTTTTTGTCACCTTACTCAATAGTGACAAAGTTAGAGGGGTTAGCCTCAAGCGACAAAAAGTGTCTGCAGGTGAAGATATTCTATTTTCGGTATTCATTTAA
- a CDS encoding DUF2897 family protein, whose product MNIWLIVTLLIVIGLVVGNILMLKNSANMKMEKTKLDPKLAEKVAASNQRNKEYDEKQ is encoded by the coding sequence ATGAATATCTGGTTGATCGTAACTTTGTTAATTGTAATTGGTTTAGTGGTTGGCAACATTTTAATGCTTAAAAACAGTGCTAATATGAAAATGGAAAAAACTAAACTAGATCCTAAGCTGGCAGAAAAAGTAGCAGCGTCCAATCAACGCAATAAAGAATATGATGAGAAGCAGTAG
- the istA gene encoding IS21 family transposase, whose protein sequence is MATKRFTMRNIREILRLHFEAQLSLRKISICTKASIGGVQKLLAKVKHCELTWPLPDDMDDVALARLLYPQSDPRPSRHYQLPAWTEVHQELKGKGVTKHLLWEEYTQQYPNRSYSYSQYCHHYEVWRAKQRRSMRQIHKAGETLFVDYAGQTVPIVSGSSGEVRTAQIFVAVMGATNYTFAEATYSQSLPDWLNSHARAFNFLGGVPQMVVPDNLKSGVTKACRYDPDVNPAYQQLAAHYGVAIVPTRPYKPKDKAKAEVGVQIIERWILARLRHHTFFSLAELNTCIKALLVEVNNKPFKQFKGSRRTWFESIDKPVLLPLPKHTYQYTDIKQVKVNIDYHVQYDEHLYSVPHHLVGERIELYAKANVIELLFHNNLVASHARQYRAGMSTTPSHMPTQHEKHHQWSKGRLMNWAKDIGGEVLAWVKTQLNSKQHEQQAYRVCLGLLSLSRQYPPQRIDKACAIANQHSLYRLKHIKDILSSNQDKLHPDTPEQPSLLPQSHENIRGPQSFH, encoded by the coding sequence ATGGCTACAAAGAGGTTTACAATGCGTAATATCAGAGAAATCCTACGACTTCATTTTGAAGCCCAGCTCAGTCTACGAAAAATCAGTATCTGCACGAAAGCCAGTATTGGTGGTGTGCAAAAGTTGCTTGCTAAAGTTAAGCACTGCGAACTTACTTGGCCGTTACCCGATGATATGGATGACGTTGCGCTGGCAAGATTGTTGTATCCACAATCAGACCCTAGGCCGTCCCGCCACTATCAGTTGCCTGCTTGGACTGAAGTGCATCAAGAACTCAAGGGCAAAGGCGTGACCAAGCACCTGCTGTGGGAGGAATATACCCAGCAGTATCCTAATCGCAGCTATAGCTACTCGCAATATTGCCATCATTATGAGGTATGGCGTGCTAAACAGCGCCGTTCCATGCGCCAAATCCATAAAGCGGGCGAAACTCTGTTTGTCGATTATGCTGGGCAGACGGTGCCAATTGTCAGCGGTAGCTCTGGTGAAGTACGCACCGCACAGATATTCGTTGCGGTGATGGGCGCAACCAACTATACCTTCGCTGAAGCGACCTATAGTCAGAGTTTGCCCGACTGGCTGAATAGTCATGCCAGAGCCTTTAACTTCTTAGGCGGTGTGCCACAAATGGTGGTGCCAGATAACTTAAAAAGCGGAGTAACTAAAGCCTGTCGTTACGACCCTGATGTGAATCCGGCGTATCAACAACTGGCCGCTCACTATGGGGTGGCTATTGTGCCTACCAGGCCGTATAAACCTAAAGATAAAGCCAAGGCTGAAGTGGGTGTGCAAATCATTGAGCGCTGGATATTGGCACGCTTACGTCATCACACCTTCTTCTCATTGGCCGAGCTAAACACCTGCATCAAAGCCTTACTGGTTGAGGTGAACAACAAGCCCTTTAAACAGTTCAAGGGCAGTCGCCGAACTTGGTTCGAGTCCATTGATAAACCGGTGCTCTTGCCGCTGCCTAAACACACCTACCAGTACACCGATATCAAGCAGGTCAAAGTCAATATTGATTACCACGTCCAGTATGATGAGCACTTGTACTCAGTGCCCCATCATCTGGTCGGCGAGCGCATTGAGCTATATGCCAAGGCCAATGTGATTGAATTACTGTTCCACAACAACCTCGTTGCTAGTCACGCTAGACAGTATCGCGCAGGCATGAGTACCACACCCAGTCACATGCCGACCCAACATGAAAAACATCATCAATGGTCCAAAGGCAGACTCATGAATTGGGCCAAAGATATCGGTGGCGAGGTGCTTGCTTGGGTCAAAACTCAGCTCAACAGCAAACAGCATGAGCAACAGGCTTATCGTGTGTGTTTAGGTCTACTGAGCCTGTCTCGCCAATATCCACCACAGCGCATCGACAAGGCCTGCGCCATTGCCAACCAACACAGTCTTTATCGACTCAAGCACATCAAAGATATCCTTAGTAGCAACCAAGACAAACTGCATCCTGATACACCGGAACAGCCCTCACTGCTACCCCAATCCCACGAGAATATCCGTGGCCCACAAAGCTTCCACTAA
- a CDS encoding ArsC family reductase: MTKMFGIKNCDTIKKAKKWLEANQIDYQFHDYRVDGITSDWLIEAESKLGWQKLLNQRGTTFRQLSEEKKQNLDTQSAIALMLDAPAMIKRPVLIHNGEYHLGFKPAEYEEVFK, from the coding sequence ATGACTAAAATGTTCGGCATCAAAAACTGCGATACCATCAAGAAAGCTAAAAAGTGGTTAGAAGCCAATCAGATTGACTATCAATTTCATGACTATCGTGTAGATGGCATTACCTCTGACTGGCTTATAGAGGCAGAGTCCAAACTTGGCTGGCAAAAATTGTTAAACCAAAGAGGTACTACTTTCAGACAACTGTCCGAAGAAAAGAAACAGAACTTAGATACCCAATCTGCCATCGCGCTTATGCTGGATGCTCCAGCGATGATCAAGCGCCCAGTACTTATCCACAATGGCGAATATCACCTCGGGTTCAAACCCGCTGAATATGAAGAGGTGTTTAAGTGA
- a CDS encoding saccharopine dehydrogenase NADP-binding domain-containing protein produces the protein MPIHDLVVFGATSFVGSITCAYLLKRYPPGNQEVSWAIAGRSHEKLSSLRAKLGPAGEKLAIIVADASDQQALSNLCQQTRVVISTVGPYALYGEALVKACVTAGTDYCDLTGEPQWIAKMLRRYEKLAQINGSRIIHCCGFDSVPSDLGVLFIQKMSLDQLGSNCKSVKMRVKALKGAASGGTVASMMNIVKESAKSRELRQLLANPYALCPAEHNFSAHQQNLKMAEFDLASNSWIAPFIMAAINTKIVFRSNALMHNRYGDDFTYDEAMMMGSGTAGCISASALSIGLLGFMLVSALPPSRWFLEKVVLPKPGEGPSDAEQQDGYYDLRFFGQTPDGLAIQTKVTGDQDPGYGSTAKILSETALCLLLDQPKAKLAGGFWTPASALGESLIDKLEHYAGMTFSIEKMPA, from the coding sequence ATGCCGATCCATGATTTAGTCGTATTCGGTGCCACTAGCTTTGTAGGCAGTATAACCTGTGCCTATTTACTCAAACGATACCCTCCTGGAAACCAAGAAGTTAGTTGGGCAATCGCGGGGCGTAGCCATGAAAAACTGTCGTCGTTGCGCGCTAAGCTAGGTCCGGCTGGTGAAAAACTAGCCATAATTGTCGCTGACGCATCTGATCAGCAAGCTTTGTCAAATCTATGCCAGCAAACTCGGGTTGTTATTTCCACTGTAGGGCCCTATGCCCTTTATGGGGAAGCGTTGGTAAAAGCTTGCGTCACTGCAGGAACAGATTATTGTGACTTGACGGGCGAGCCTCAGTGGATAGCCAAAATGCTCAGACGCTACGAAAAACTTGCCCAAATTAATGGTTCTAGAATAATTCATTGTTGCGGCTTTGACTCTGTGCCATCTGATTTAGGAGTGTTATTTATCCAGAAAATGTCTCTAGATCAGTTAGGCTCTAATTGTAAAAGTGTTAAAATGCGTGTCAAAGCACTCAAAGGCGCAGCCAGTGGTGGGACGGTTGCCAGTATGATGAATATCGTAAAAGAATCGGCAAAAAGTAGAGAGCTGCGACAGCTATTGGCTAATCCCTATGCACTGTGCCCTGCTGAACATAACTTCTCAGCACATCAACAAAACCTCAAAATGGCGGAATTTGATCTAGCCAGTAATTCATGGATAGCACCTTTTATCATGGCGGCAATCAATACTAAAATTGTGTTTAGAAGCAACGCGCTAATGCACAACCGCTATGGTGACGATTTTACTTATGACGAGGCTATGATGATGGGCAGTGGCACAGCAGGATGTATTTCTGCTTCCGCCCTATCAATTGGTTTACTTGGCTTCATGCTGGTATCAGCATTACCACCAAGTCGTTGGTTTTTAGAAAAGGTGGTGTTGCCAAAACCTGGGGAAGGCCCGTCAGACGCTGAACAGCAGGACGGATACTATGATCTAAGATTTTTTGGACAAACCCCTGATGGACTAGCTATTCAAACTAAAGTGACCGGTGATCAAGATCCCGGTTATGGCTCAACAGCAAAAATATTATCGGAAACGGCGCTATGCCTGCTGCTGGATCAACCAAAAGCAAAATTAGCCGGTGGATTTTGGACCCCTGCTTCCGCCTTAGGAGAAAGCCTGATTGATAAACTCGAACACTATGCTGGTATGACGTTTTCCATTGAAAAAATGCCTGCCTAG
- a CDS encoding M15 family metallopeptidase, translating into MGLVDDHIEPIDEKHGLIKEVVHAFFQMQSAALLDGVDMQLVSSFRNFDRQLSIWQNKWQGKASLYDINSKLIDPVNLTVEQKVHGIMTWSALPGSSRHHWGTDFDVYDKQAVLDTGHRFELIKPEYELGGPCHRLNCWLTDNAQQFNFYRPYQYYTGGVAPEPWHLSYQPLAQKIIAELDLNILKHQLSTTDMGGKEWIIPHLAELFHRYTLNGH; encoded by the coding sequence ATGGGCCTTGTGGACGACCACATTGAGCCCATAGATGAAAAGCATGGATTAATAAAGGAAGTGGTTCATGCCTTTTTTCAAATGCAAAGTGCCGCTTTACTTGATGGTGTCGACATGCAACTGGTCAGTAGCTTCCGTAATTTTGATCGGCAATTGAGTATTTGGCAAAATAAATGGCAGGGAAAAGCCTCACTATATGATATCAATAGCAAGTTAATTGACCCGGTGAATCTCACCGTAGAGCAAAAAGTACATGGGATTATGACGTGGTCTGCCCTGCCAGGCAGTAGTCGTCATCATTGGGGAACAGACTTCGATGTGTACGACAAGCAAGCTGTCCTCGATACCGGTCATAGATTTGAATTGATTAAACCGGAATACGAGCTGGGCGGTCCTTGTCATAGGTTAAATTGCTGGCTGACCGACAATGCTCAACAATTTAACTTCTATCGTCCTTATCAATATTACACTGGTGGAGTGGCGCCAGAGCCCTGGCATTTAAGTTATCAGCCATTAGCGCAAAAGATTATCGCTGAACTAGACTTAAACATATTAAAACATCAATTATCGACTACCGACATGGGTGGCAAAGAGTGGATTATTCCTCATCTTGCTGAACTTTTTCACCGTTACACTTTAAATGGTCATTGA
- a CDS encoding formyl transferase, with the protein MRITLLANRDLASLFALNLLVRQAPQHTYTVLLSAKVGGSSSKPAGLQQLSFFEQTLFNQLLFPLIEHQAHTPSCLRTFEQLNQVGIAISDIANINNSQGVQIVASHKPNLILSIRFGQILQQAIIDIPEYGVINLHSGKLPEYRGVMATFWAMYNQQQHITSTLHYIDSSKIDAGSRISCATRDIDFSKSYLSNVLSLYPQGVQQIIGAINFIERGESVPLQPMSLATQAHYYTFPTDEQLLRFNQLGYSLVDYTEILEISRWFTSSCEYLALEG; encoded by the coding sequence ATGAGAATAACCCTATTAGCCAATCGCGACTTAGCCAGTCTATTCGCCCTCAATCTACTTGTTCGACAAGCCCCTCAACATACCTATACGGTGCTACTTTCGGCTAAAGTGGGCGGCAGTTCAAGTAAGCCGGCAGGACTGCAACAATTATCCTTTTTTGAGCAAACTCTATTCAACCAACTCTTGTTTCCCCTTATCGAGCATCAAGCTCACACGCCTAGTTGTTTGCGAACCTTTGAGCAATTGAACCAAGTCGGTATAGCAATTAGCGATATAGCCAATATTAACAATTCTCAGGGAGTACAAATTGTTGCTTCACACAAACCGAACTTAATTTTATCAATTCGCTTTGGTCAAATATTACAACAAGCCATTATCGATATCCCTGAATACGGCGTGATCAATCTGCATTCCGGAAAATTACCCGAATATCGAGGAGTCATGGCCACATTTTGGGCCATGTACAATCAACAGCAACACATCACATCAACCCTTCATTACATTGATTCAAGTAAAATAGATGCAGGTAGCAGGATATCTTGTGCAACCCGGGATATTGATTTCAGCAAGTCATATTTGTCCAATGTATTAAGTTTGTATCCGCAGGGCGTGCAACAGATTATTGGCGCGATTAATTTCATTGAACGAGGTGAATCTGTGCCATTACAACCGATGTCTTTAGCGACACAGGCTCACTATTATACTTTTCCAACTGACGAACAATTGCTGCGTTTTAATCAATTAGGTTATAGCCTTGTGGACTATACTGAAATACTAGAAATATCCCGCTGGTTTACCTCCTCCTGTGAATATCTAGCCCTAGAGGGCTAG
- a CDS encoding ACT domain-containing protein, producing the protein MPKQTLAALPDIFVIHSLPVQAEIPPQVMNASLYFIGKTHDELSIVVPQSVNVDSEESDTDWRVLEVLGPLELSMVGIMAQIGNVLATAKVSIFIVSTFETDFFLVKQKDLSTAAKALELDGYKVIL; encoded by the coding sequence ATGCCAAAACAGACACTTGCAGCTTTGCCTGATATTTTTGTTATTCACAGCCTACCTGTACAAGCTGAAATACCTCCTCAAGTAATGAATGCTTCATTATATTTCATTGGTAAGACCCATGATGAACTCTCTATCGTTGTGCCTCAAAGTGTTAATGTGGACTCTGAAGAATCAGATACGGATTGGCGTGTTCTGGAAGTGTTAGGTCCGTTAGAGTTGTCAATGGTGGGTATTATGGCTCAGATAGGCAATGTACTCGCAACAGCCAAAGTCAGTATATTTATTGTGTCTACTTTCGAGACTGATTTTTTCTTAGTTAAACAAAAAGATCTATCTACTGCGGCAAAGGCATTGGAGCTAGATGGCTATAAAGTTATCCTGTAA
- a CDS encoding patatin-like phospholipase family protein, with product MQLLDIYAGPTALKEIKEHGLKQELFDYMLGASGGPKWFSLAGLDRVVFSQFFAERKTPLHIVGSSAGAFRFACFAQNDPVAAINRLADKYSHTTYADKPTAKEITLSAIELLDYVLGENGMDEIIHNPIIKAHFVVARCKGLTKFENRPVQMAGLIASAGANFVSRRHLKQFYQRYVFASPSSELVIHDPNNMPTYSVELSKANLTQALMASGSIPIVIEGVRNINGAPAGMYRDGGIIDYHFDLTFGPSNGLVFYPHFYPKPIPGWFDKSLRNRLPHKSSYDKVVMAVPSAEFVTSLPYQKIPDRTDFETMPAQQRIDYWQKVIKQSDQLGEAFLAAMDDEQIADKVKPFVF from the coding sequence GTGCAATTGCTGGATATTTACGCTGGGCCAACAGCGCTCAAGGAAATTAAGGAACATGGTCTCAAACAAGAACTGTTTGATTATATGTTGGGAGCCTCTGGCGGCCCAAAATGGTTTAGCTTAGCCGGATTGGATAGAGTTGTATTTTCACAATTTTTTGCTGAGCGTAAAACGCCGCTGCATATTGTTGGTTCTTCGGCTGGAGCCTTTCGCTTTGCCTGCTTTGCTCAAAATGATCCCGTTGCGGCGATTAATCGCCTGGCCGATAAATATTCGCACACGACTTATGCGGATAAACCCACTGCTAAAGAAATAACGCTTTCGGCTATAGAGTTGTTGGATTATGTATTGGGCGAAAATGGAATGGATGAAATCATCCACAACCCGATTATCAAGGCTCATTTCGTAGTCGCACGTTGCAAAGGGCTTACCAAATTTGAAAATCGACCAGTGCAAATGGCTGGTTTGATAGCAAGTGCGGGCGCTAATTTTGTTAGTCGGCGCCATTTGAAACAGTTTTATCAGCGCTATGTATTCGCATCACCAAGCAGTGAATTGGTGATCCACGATCCTAATAATATGCCAACTTATTCAGTTGAATTGAGTAAAGCGAATTTAACTCAGGCTTTAATGGCATCTGGTTCCATCCCAATTGTTATTGAAGGAGTGAGAAATATCAATGGGGCCCCTGCAGGTATGTATCGAGATGGTGGTATTATTGATTATCACTTCGACTTAACATTTGGCCCAAGTAATGGGCTGGTATTTTATCCTCATTTTTATCCTAAACCTATCCCTGGTTGGTTTGATAAGTCATTGCGCAACCGTCTGCCACACAAAAGTAGTTACGACAAAGTTGTCATGGCGGTTCCCTCTGCAGAGTTTGTGACGTCACTGCCGTACCAAAAAATTCCAGATCGCACGGATTTTGAAACCATGCCAGCTCAACAGCGAATCGATTATTGGCAAAAAGTGATTAAACAAAGTGACCAATTGGGTGAAGCTTTCCTTGCCGCTATGGACGATGAACAGATTGCAGACAAAGTGAAACCCTTTGTGTTTTAG
- a CDS encoding DUF2855 family protein: MTTITNTQIQINQSDLTDLKIVHKSFNTSELGPDQVLLKVQSFGFSANNITYALLGSQMGYWGFFEASSGFGIMPVWGFATVEQSNHRDLKVGEKVFGYLPFATHLRITAGKTTESNFYDVNPTRKSISPVYDQYIRCAKDPGYDPAQEVWQLNFRPLFMTSFVLDDFVAEHITDSTLQIIITSASSKTAYGAAFLLKHFKSTRAGNYRVIGLTSPSNLIFTEKSGCYDEVLSYDEYEGISNKDDAIVLDFSGNKPLLLNLQTHLAEYMQSMIYIGVTDVKSQMKRFEGDLKGEFFFAPSQVKKRTQEWGGQGFMQRYGNAWSAFFEHIKPLLHTHNCTGVEAICDLYHQGLAGNFDTSQLYYVRFEE, encoded by the coding sequence ATGACAACTATCACCAATACTCAAATTCAAATTAACCAGTCTGATTTGACGGACCTAAAAATAGTACATAAATCTTTTAACACATCTGAACTCGGTCCGGACCAAGTGTTATTAAAGGTACAATCCTTTGGTTTTTCAGCTAATAACATTACTTACGCGTTACTAGGAAGCCAAATGGGGTATTGGGGCTTCTTTGAAGCTAGCAGTGGATTTGGCATCATGCCGGTTTGGGGCTTTGCGACTGTTGAACAATCTAACCATAGGGATTTAAAAGTTGGTGAAAAAGTGTTTGGTTATTTACCCTTTGCGACCCATTTACGGATAACCGCAGGGAAAACCACCGAATCAAACTTTTACGATGTTAATCCGACTAGAAAAAGCATTTCACCAGTGTATGACCAATATATCCGCTGTGCCAAGGATCCTGGTTATGATCCGGCCCAGGAAGTTTGGCAGCTAAATTTCCGTCCATTGTTTATGACGTCCTTTGTGTTAGATGACTTTGTTGCCGAACATATCACAGATTCTACTTTACAAATTATTATTACCAGTGCATCGAGCAAGACAGCCTACGGCGCAGCATTTCTATTAAAGCATTTTAAATCTACACGGGCGGGTAATTACCGCGTGATAGGATTAACTTCTCCATCTAATCTGATCTTTACCGAAAAGAGTGGTTGCTATGACGAGGTGCTCAGTTATGACGAATATGAGGGGATAAGTAATAAAGATGACGCTATCGTGTTAGATTTCTCGGGTAACAAGCCACTGCTACTTAATTTGCAAACGCACTTGGCTGAGTATATGCAAAGTATGATTTATATTGGTGTGACAGATGTTAAATCACAGATGAAGCGATTTGAAGGTGATCTCAAAGGTGAGTTTTTCTTTGCGCCGAGTCAAGTCAAAAAGCGCACGCAAGAGTGGGGTGGCCAAGGCTTTATGCAACGCTATGGCAATGCTTGGTCTGCCTTTTTTGAGCATATTAAACCATTGCTTCATACCCATAATTGCACTGGGGTTGAAGCCATATGTGATTTGTATCATCAAGGTTTAGCAGGAAATTTTGATACCTCTCAATTGTACTATGTGCGCTTTGAAGAGTAA